One Solanum lycopersicum chromosome 4, SLM_r2.1 DNA window includes the following coding sequences:
- the LOC101260421 gene encoding protein JINGUBANG, producing the protein MGFLPCSLLCQAKKKPLDSCDQTESRHLSSNSSSSLISLSSRSLSLSSRSFSSQPSLPSIPSLSISSSQVEHLSNTFHHCLATLTGHSSYIFCLSIAEKHLYYGSSNGEILVCDINSSKQDNCLKEKTVCQSGSAIKSIVMMGDKLFSSHQDHKIRVWKIDNETPNRNYKSIATLPTINDRCVKLFWTRNYVQVRRHKKCTWVHHVDTVSALALSKDGSLLYSASWDRTFKIWRSSDFKCLESVWNAHDDAINSIVVSNNGDVYTGSADKKIKIWTKQQEGGSNKHTLMTALEKHKSAVNALALSRDGCVLYSGACDRSIIVWEKLQVLGAIRGHKKSILCLAVVSNDLLCSGSADKTVRIWKRGLGKFCYSCLAVFEGHRGPVKCLNATLDTQKYDDNDSCSGNSYIIYSGSLDCDVKVWKLWVPNYL; encoded by the exons atgggATTTCTTCCATGTTCTTTGCTTTGTCAAGCAAAGAAAAAACCATTAGATTCTTGTGATCAAACTGAGTCTAGACATCTTTCCTCAAAttcttcatcatcattaatatcatTATCCTCGagatcattatcattatcatctagGTCATTTTCTTCACAGCCAAGTTTACCATCAATTCCTTCTCTTTCTATATCATCCTCTCAAGTTGAACATCTCTCAAACACCTTCCACCACTGCTTAGCCACACTAACAGGCCATTCTTCCTACATATTTTGCCTATCCATCGCGGAAAAACACCTCTATTATGGCTCTTCCAATGGAGAAATCCTTGTATGTGACATAAACTCTTCAAAACAGGACAATTGTTTAAAAGAAAAGACAGTATGCCAAAGTGGAAGTGCAATCAAATCTATTGTCATGATGGGAGATAAGCTCTTCAGTTCCCACCAAGATCATAAAATCCGAGTATGGAAAATTGACAATGAGACACCTAATAGAAATTACAAGAGCATTGCCACCTTACCAACGATCAACGATCGTTGCGTGAAGCTATTTTGGACAAGGAACTACGTACAAGTTCGAAGACACAAGAAATGCACATGG GTACATCACGTAGACACGGTGTCAGCATTAGCCTTATCGAAAGATGGCTCTCTGCTTTACTCTGCTTCATGGGACAGAACATTTAAGATTTGGAGAAGTTCAGATTTCAAATGCCTAGAATCAGTATGGAATGCACATGACGACGCGATCAACTCAATAGTTGTATCGAATAATGGAGATGTTTACACTGGTTCAGCAGACAAGAAGATCAAAATATGGACTAAACAACAAGAAGGGGGTTCTAATAAACACACTCTTATGACTGCACTAGAGAAGCATAAATCAGCAGTGAATGCTTTGGCTCTTAGTAGAGATGGTTGTGTTTTATACTCTGGTGCTTGTGATAGGTCTATAATTGTGTGGGAGAAATTGCAAGTGTTAGGGGCAATAAGAGgacataaaaaatcaattttgtgtTTGGCTGTGGTGTCAAATGATTTGTTATGTAGTGGATCAGCTGATAAAACAGTGAGAATATGGAAAAGAGGATTAGgaaaattttgttattcatGTTTGGCTGTGTTTGAAGGACATAGAGGTCCAGTTAAGTGTTTGAATGCAACTTTAGATACTCAAAAGTATGATGATAATGATTCTTGTTCTGGAAATTCTTACATCATTTATAGTGGTAGCTTGGATTGTGATGTTAAGGTTTGGAAACTTTGGGTTCCTAATTACCTCTAG